One window from the genome of Salvia miltiorrhiza cultivar Shanhuang (shh) chromosome 7, IMPLAD_Smil_shh, whole genome shotgun sequence encodes:
- the LOC130991484 gene encoding uncharacterized protein LOC130991484, whose protein sequence is MGRKDSQPQREKQRVQSVVELLKKQSPLTIKQEKFCSNACVERFLKAKGDNVKKAAKQMRASLAWRDSIGADNLIADEFSAELAEGVAYVAGNDDELRPVVIFRIKQDYQKFHSQKLFTRLLVFTLEVAIQTMTKNIEQFVLLFDASFFRSASSFMNMLLATLKILGDHYPGRLHKAFVIDPPSLFSYLWKGVKPFVELSSSTAIVSSLDFEESIEFDDLSCYPRAASLRFDPSTAAKLGSCSSSRFSFTVSHHLDSLKPWYLSFADTSASKVGPTTSHHHHPVAFSGPAISPLSARSYSFASPVARGPPRGDFDLGGRKGFFPSTPMPQRTQKLDFDPSAIRHPRTPNPSFLKSPALFFRRDSQPSRVEKSRDSFAPFLKFYRRPYDEMIYRSKMRPPLGGLISIVSPQLRRNRHISMSQRF, encoded by the exons atggGAAGGAAAGACAGCCAACCCCAGAGAGAGAAACAGAGAGTTCAATCCGTCGTTGAGCTTCTCAAGAAACAATCCCCTCTCACCATCAAGCAG GAGAAGTTCTGCAGCAATGCTTGCGTTGAGAGGTTTCTGAAGGCGAAAGGAGATAATGTGAAGAAAGCGGCTAAGCAAATGAGGGCTTCTCTTGCTTGGCGAGACTCCATTGGAGCTG ATAATTTGATAGCTGATGAGTTCTCTGCTGAGCTCGCTGAGGGAGTAGCTTATGTTGCTGGTAATGACGATGAATTAAGACCTGTtgtg ATATTTCGAATCAAGCAAGATTACCAGAAATTCCATTCTCAGAAACT GTTTACAAGGTTGCTAGTGTTCACACTAGAAGTGGCCATTCAAACTATGACCAAAAATATTGAGCAATTTGTTCTCCTCTTTGATGCCA GCTTTTTCAGGTCAGCTTCGTCTTTTATGAACATGTTATTAGCTACTTTGAAGATTCTTGGTGATCATTATCCTGGCCGCCTTCACAAGGCATTTGTGATTGATCCACCTTCTCTCTTTTCCTATCTTTGGAAG GGAGTGAAGCCGTTCGTCGAGCTGTCGTCGTCGACCGCGATCGTGTCCTCCCTCGACTTCGAGGAATCGATCGAGTTCGACGACCTGAGCTGCTACCCGCGCGCGGCCTCGCTCCGGTTCGACCCCTCGACCGCGGCCAAGCTCGGGTCGTGCTCCTCGTCCCGGTTCTCGTTCACCGTGTCGCACCACCTCGACTCGCTGAAGCCGTGGTACCTCTCGTTCGCGGACACGTCCGCATCCAAGGTGGGGCCCACGACgagccaccaccaccaccccgTGGCGTTCTCGGGACCCGCCATCTCGCCGCTCAGCGCCAGGTCGTACTCGTTCGCCTCGCCCGTGGCGAGGGGCCCGCCGCGGGGAGACTTCGACTTGGGGGGGAGGAAGGGCTTCTTCCCGTCGACCCCGATGCCGCAGAGGACTCAAAAATTGGACTTCGACCCGTCCGCGATCCGTCATCCGAGGACCCCGAACCCGTCGTTCCTAAAATCGCCGGCCTTGTTCTTTCGGAGGGACTCCCAACCGAGCCGTGTCGAGAAGTCCCGCGATTCGTTCGCCCCGTTCTTGAAGTTCTACCGACGGCCCTACGATGAGATGATCTACCGATCGAAGATGAGGCCCCCCCTCGGGGGCCTCATCTCGATCGTGTCGCCTCAGCTCAGACGCAACCGACACATCTCGATGTCGCAAAGGTTTTGA
- the LOC130993028 gene encoding probable cysteine protease RD19B: MDLYNDPFFTYADYCWPVVYRDCDFPVRRQRQTRTCYAFSTVDAISASYYMATGQNFRCSEQECLDFFISDAFDYVKQFGLSRDSDYPFLGQWQNVPWTDRLKTVPIGPRIYITDYMRLGGDRKVGRVLEIDHETIRRNLRMMGPLVVGLPVVAEPKIYIAEG; encoded by the exons ATGGATTTATACAACGATCCATTTTTTACATATGCGGATTATTGTTGGCCGGTAGTCTACCGCGACTGTGACTTCCCAGTGAGACGTCAGCGGCAAACAC GTACTTGCTATGCCTTTTCTACTGTGGATGCCATTTCCGCGTCGTATTACATGGCTACCGGCCAGAATTTCAGATGCTCGGAACAAGAGTGCttggatttttttatttcag ACGCCTTCGACTATGTGAAGCAGTTTGGGCTGTCACGAGATTCGGACTACCCGTTTCTCGGTCAGTGGCAAAATGTGCCCTGGACTGACCGACTAAAG ACGGTGCCAATAGGCCCAAGAATATACATTACGGATTATATGCGGCTTGGAGGGGATCGTAAGGTTGGAAGGGTTCTTGAGATTGATCATGAGACAATTAGGCGAAATCTTCGGATGATGGGCCCTCTAGTTGTGGGCTTACCCGTAGTGGCGGAGCCAAAAATTTACATTGCAGAGGGCTAA